Proteins encoded together in one Anoxybacillus flavithermus window:
- a CDS encoding rhodanese-like domain-containing protein gives MTIALIILGAIIVYAVITYFYQKRIVQTLTEEEFRAGYRKAQLIDVREPDEYAAGHILGARNIPLSQLRLRMKELRKDQPIYLYCQSGIRSSRAAQMLYRNGYRDLYHLKGGFKMWTGKVKKKG, from the coding sequence ATGACAATCGCTCTTATTATTCTCGGAGCAATTATTGTGTACGCGGTCATTACATACTTTTACCAAAAGCGAATCGTTCAAACGTTGACGGAAGAAGAGTTTCGCGCAGGCTATCGAAAAGCACAACTCATCGATGTTCGCGAACCCGATGAATACGCGGCAGGTCATATTTTAGGAGCTCGTAACATTCCGCTTTCTCAATTACGTTTACGCATGAAAGAATTGCGTAAAGATCAGCCAATTTACTTATATTGCCAAAGCGGAATACGTAGCAGTCGCGCGGCACAAATGTTGTATCGCAACGGCTATCGGGATTTATACCATTTAAAAGGCGGATTTAAAATGTGGACAGGAAAAGTAAAGAAAAAAGGATAG
- a CDS encoding biotin/lipoate A/B protein ligase family protein has translation MEKEVWRFIDSGNCSPAFNMALDEALLEWHSEGKIPPTIRFYGWNPPTLSIGYFQKAEKEIDMEAVKKYGLGFVRRPTGGRGVLHDQELTYSVIVSEAHPNMPQTVTEAYRVISQGILEGFRFLGLDAYFAVPKTEEEKADLKNPRSAVCFDAPSWYELVVEGRKVAGSAQTRQKGVILQHGSILLDLDEDMLFSLFKYPNERVKERLRQNFKNKAVAINELTDRNITINEAKEAFFKGFEKGLNVQLERYELTDDELFYVQQLAKNKYETDEWNFKR, from the coding sequence ATGGAAAAAGAAGTATGGCGTTTTATTGACTCAGGCAATTGTTCTCCAGCGTTTAATATGGCGCTTGATGAAGCGTTGTTAGAATGGCATAGCGAAGGAAAAATTCCGCCGACGATTCGGTTTTACGGTTGGAATCCACCGACGCTTTCGATTGGCTATTTTCAAAAAGCGGAAAAAGAAATTGATATGGAAGCGGTCAAAAAGTATGGTCTTGGTTTTGTAAGACGGCCGACAGGTGGTCGTGGCGTGCTTCATGATCAAGAGTTGACGTATAGCGTCATCGTGTCTGAAGCGCATCCAAACATGCCACAAACGGTGACGGAGGCGTATCGCGTCATTTCGCAAGGCATTTTAGAAGGATTTCGTTTTCTCGGACTTGATGCGTATTTTGCAGTGCCGAAAACAGAAGAAGAAAAAGCAGATTTAAAAAATCCGCGATCGGCTGTTTGTTTTGATGCACCGTCTTGGTATGAGCTCGTTGTTGAAGGGAGAAAAGTAGCAGGCAGTGCACAAACGCGGCAAAAAGGTGTCATTTTACAACACGGATCGATTTTATTAGATTTAGACGAAGACATGCTCTTTAGTCTATTTAAGTATCCGAATGAAAGAGTGAAAGAACGATTAAGGCAAAACTTTAAAAACAAAGCAGTCGCCATTAATGAATTAACGGATCGAAACATTACGATCAATGAGGCAAAAGAAGCGTTTTTCAAAGGATTTGAAAAAGGGTTAAATGTTCAGCTTGAACGATATGAATTAACAGATGATGAGCTTTTCTACGTTCAGCAACTTGCGAAAAACAAATACGAAACAGATGAATGGAATTTTAAACGGTAA